The following are encoded in a window of Chlorocebus sabaeus isolate Y175 chromosome 22, mChlSab1.0.hap1, whole genome shotgun sequence genomic DNA:
- the ARIH2 gene encoding E3 ubiquitin-protein ligase ARIH2 isoform X4: protein MQFVRKENLLSLACQHQFCRSCWEQHCSVLIKDGVGVGVSCMAQDCPLRTPEDFVFPLLPNEELREKYRRYLFRDYVESHYQLQLCPGADCPMVIRVQEPRARRVQCNRCNEVFCFKCRQMYHAPTDCATIRKWLTKCADDSETANYISAHTKDCPKCNICIEKNGGCNHMQCSKCKHDFCWMCLGDWKTHGSEYYECSRYKENPDIVNQSQQAQAREALKKYLFYFERWENHNKSLQLEAQTYQRIHEKIQERVMNNLGTWIDWQYLQNAAKLLAKCRYTLQYTYPYAYYMESGPRKKLFEYQQAQLEAEIENLSWKVERADSYDRGDLENQMHIAEQRRRTLLKDFHDT, encoded by the exons ATGCAGTTTGTGCGAAAGGAAAACCTACTCTCTTTGGCCTGTCAGCACCAGTTTTGCCGCAGCTGCTGGGAGCAGCACTGCTCAGTTCTCATCAAGGACGGCGTGGGCGTGG GAGTCTCTTGTATGGCTCAGGACTGTCCACTCCGTACACCAGAGGACTTTGTGTTTCCATTGCTTCCCAATGAAGAATTGAGAGAGAAATACAGGCGCTACCTCTTCAGGGACTATGTGGAG AGTCATTACCAGCTCCAGCTGTGCCCTGGTGCAGACTGCCCCATGGTTATTCGGGTACAAGAGCCTAGAGCTCGCCGAGTACAGTGCAATCGGTGCAACGAGGTCTTCTG TTTCAAGTGTCGTCAGATGTATCATGCACCCACAGACTGCGCCACGATCCGGAAATGGCTCACGAAGTGTGCAGACGACTCTGAAACAGCCAACTACATTAGTGCTCACACTAAAGAT TGTCCCAAGTGCAACATCTGCATTGAGAAGAATGGAGGCTGCAATCACATG CAATGCTCCAAGTGTAAACACG ACTTCTGCTGGATGTGTCTAGGAGATTGGAAGACTCATGGCAGTGAATACTATGAGTGTAGTCGTTACAAGGAGAATCCTGACATTGTGAACCAAAGCCAACAAGCCCAGGCAAGGGAAGCCCTCAAGAAGTACTTATTCTACTTTGAGAGG TGGGAAAACCACAACAAAAGCTTGCAGCTTGAGGCACAGACATACCAGCGGATTCACGAGAAGATTCAGGAGAGGGTCATGAACAATCTGGGGACATGGATCGACTGGCAGTACCTACAGAATGCTGCCAAGCTCTTGGCCAAG TGTCGATACACCCTGCAGTACACCTACCCATATGCATATTACATGGAGTCCGGACCCAGGAAGAAGCTG TTTGAATACCAGCAGGCTCAGCTGGAGGCTGAGATCGAAAACCTCTCATGGAAAGTGGAGCGTGCAGACAGCTATGACAGAGGG GACTTGGAGAACCAGATGCATATAGCGGAGCAGCGGAGGAGAACCCTGCTGAAAGATTTCCATGACACCTAA
- the ARIH2 gene encoding E3 ubiquitin-protein ligase ARIH2 isoform X2, whose amino-acid sequence MLTAISCILPMALVSHSVAKLILVNFHWQVSEILDRFKSNSAQLLVEARVQPNPSKHVPTSHPPHHCAVCMQFVRKENLLSLACQHQFCRSCWEQHCSVLIKDGVGVGVSCMAQDCPLRTPEDFVFPLLPNEELREKYRRYLFRDYVESHYQLQLCPGADCPMVIRVQEPRARRVQCNRCNEVFCFKCRQMYHAPTDCATIRKWLTKCADDSETANYISAHTKDCPKCNICIEKNGGCNHMQCSKCKHDFCWMCLGDWKTHGSEYYECSRYKENPDIVNQSQQAQAREALKKYLFYFERWENHNKSLQLEAQTYQRIHEKIQERVMNNLGTWIDWQYLQNAAKLLAKCRYTLQYTYPYAYYMESGPRKKLFEYQQAQLEAEIENLSWKVERADSYDRGDLENQMHIAEQRRRTLLKDFHDT is encoded by the exons gtATCTCATTCAGTTGCTAAACTTATATTAGTTAATTTCCACTGGCAAGTTTCAGAGATATTGGACAG attcAAGTCCAATTCTGCTCAACTGCTTGTTGAGGCTCGAGTTCAGCCTAATCCATCAAAACAT GTTCCCACATCCCATCCCCCTCACCACTGTGCAGTGTGTATGCAGTTTGTGCGAAAGGAAAACCTACTCTCTTTGGCCTGTCAGCACCAGTTTTGCCGCAGCTGCTGGGAGCAGCACTGCTCAGTTCTCATCAAGGACGGCGTGGGCGTGG GAGTCTCTTGTATGGCTCAGGACTGTCCACTCCGTACACCAGAGGACTTTGTGTTTCCATTGCTTCCCAATGAAGAATTGAGAGAGAAATACAGGCGCTACCTCTTCAGGGACTATGTGGAG AGTCATTACCAGCTCCAGCTGTGCCCTGGTGCAGACTGCCCCATGGTTATTCGGGTACAAGAGCCTAGAGCTCGCCGAGTACAGTGCAATCGGTGCAACGAGGTCTTCTG TTTCAAGTGTCGTCAGATGTATCATGCACCCACAGACTGCGCCACGATCCGGAAATGGCTCACGAAGTGTGCAGACGACTCTGAAACAGCCAACTACATTAGTGCTCACACTAAAGAT TGTCCCAAGTGCAACATCTGCATTGAGAAGAATGGAGGCTGCAATCACATG CAATGCTCCAAGTGTAAACACG ACTTCTGCTGGATGTGTCTAGGAGATTGGAAGACTCATGGCAGTGAATACTATGAGTGTAGTCGTTACAAGGAGAATCCTGACATTGTGAACCAAAGCCAACAAGCCCAGGCAAGGGAAGCCCTCAAGAAGTACTTATTCTACTTTGAGAGG TGGGAAAACCACAACAAAAGCTTGCAGCTTGAGGCACAGACATACCAGCGGATTCACGAGAAGATTCAGGAGAGGGTCATGAACAATCTGGGGACATGGATCGACTGGCAGTACCTACAGAATGCTGCCAAGCTCTTGGCCAAG TGTCGATACACCCTGCAGTACACCTACCCATATGCATATTACATGGAGTCCGGACCCAGGAAGAAGCTG TTTGAATACCAGCAGGCTCAGCTGGAGGCTGAGATCGAAAACCTCTCATGGAAAGTGGAGCGTGCAGACAGCTATGACAGAGGG GACTTGGAGAACCAGATGCATATAGCGGAGCAGCGGAGGAGAACCCTGCTGAAAGATTTCCATGACACCTAA
- the ARIH2 gene encoding E3 ubiquitin-protein ligase ARIH2 isoform X3, translated as MGLLGHMVSHSVAKLILVNFHWQVSEILDRFKSNSAQLLVEARVQPNPSKHVPTSHPPHHCAVCMQFVRKENLLSLACQHQFCRSCWEQHCSVLIKDGVGVGVSCMAQDCPLRTPEDFVFPLLPNEELREKYRRYLFRDYVESHYQLQLCPGADCPMVIRVQEPRARRVQCNRCNEVFCFKCRQMYHAPTDCATIRKWLTKCADDSETANYISAHTKDCPKCNICIEKNGGCNHMQCSKCKHDFCWMCLGDWKTHGSEYYECSRYKENPDIVNQSQQAQAREALKKYLFYFERWENHNKSLQLEAQTYQRIHEKIQERVMNNLGTWIDWQYLQNAAKLLAKCRYTLQYTYPYAYYMESGPRKKLFEYQQAQLEAEIENLSWKVERADSYDRGDLENQMHIAEQRRRTLLKDFHDT; from the exons gtATCTCATTCAGTTGCTAAACTTATATTAGTTAATTTCCACTGGCAAGTTTCAGAGATATTGGACAG attcAAGTCCAATTCTGCTCAACTGCTTGTTGAGGCTCGAGTTCAGCCTAATCCATCAAAACAT GTTCCCACATCCCATCCCCCTCACCACTGTGCAGTGTGTATGCAGTTTGTGCGAAAGGAAAACCTACTCTCTTTGGCCTGTCAGCACCAGTTTTGCCGCAGCTGCTGGGAGCAGCACTGCTCAGTTCTCATCAAGGACGGCGTGGGCGTGG GAGTCTCTTGTATGGCTCAGGACTGTCCACTCCGTACACCAGAGGACTTTGTGTTTCCATTGCTTCCCAATGAAGAATTGAGAGAGAAATACAGGCGCTACCTCTTCAGGGACTATGTGGAG AGTCATTACCAGCTCCAGCTGTGCCCTGGTGCAGACTGCCCCATGGTTATTCGGGTACAAGAGCCTAGAGCTCGCCGAGTACAGTGCAATCGGTGCAACGAGGTCTTCTG TTTCAAGTGTCGTCAGATGTATCATGCACCCACAGACTGCGCCACGATCCGGAAATGGCTCACGAAGTGTGCAGACGACTCTGAAACAGCCAACTACATTAGTGCTCACACTAAAGAT TGTCCCAAGTGCAACATCTGCATTGAGAAGAATGGAGGCTGCAATCACATG CAATGCTCCAAGTGTAAACACG ACTTCTGCTGGATGTGTCTAGGAGATTGGAAGACTCATGGCAGTGAATACTATGAGTGTAGTCGTTACAAGGAGAATCCTGACATTGTGAACCAAAGCCAACAAGCCCAGGCAAGGGAAGCCCTCAAGAAGTACTTATTCTACTTTGAGAGG TGGGAAAACCACAACAAAAGCTTGCAGCTTGAGGCACAGACATACCAGCGGATTCACGAGAAGATTCAGGAGAGGGTCATGAACAATCTGGGGACATGGATCGACTGGCAGTACCTACAGAATGCTGCCAAGCTCTTGGCCAAG TGTCGATACACCCTGCAGTACACCTACCCATATGCATATTACATGGAGTCCGGACCCAGGAAGAAGCTG TTTGAATACCAGCAGGCTCAGCTGGAGGCTGAGATCGAAAACCTCTCATGGAAAGTGGAGCGTGCAGACAGCTATGACAGAGGG GACTTGGAGAACCAGATGCATATAGCGGAGCAGCGGAGGAGAACCCTGCTGAAAGATTTCCATGACACCTAA